In Aliamphritea ceti, a single window of DNA contains:
- a CDS encoding methyl-accepting chemotaxis protein, translating into MKINMPVTETEVVMQEGQELVSKTDLKGVITECNQDFVDVSGFTLDELIGQSHNVVRHPDMPPAAFQDLWDTLHSEEPWIGMVKNRCKNGDYYWVQANVTPIKENGHVSGYMSVRSKPSRQQIDEADTLYRNINAGKATLHAARRWQRFNFFSRWRLFQKLSFSLAMVLIPLLALLFMVVVDQNHEITKAQDEVHGVEFILPLRTLQQNIAEHRGRTAAYLAGDVSQSGRLAELKNSIASSITAIDTVNAEYGSELKLSTEWQSLKAQWSALENRLSSLNAQQSFASHSAIINSLFDFVVHISDKSGMVVDPNQDSSLLITLTVNELLPLTNTLGIMRGTGSAAIASGVMSESQRDAILVMHGQAEKTVHDMEDRYQSLFKANPQLKTLLKGDVDEVVREATEYLKLVDEQVLSQRMSIASTAYFSQGTEVIDHVFALFDESEHQLNYLLTDRVNNLRITQGIELGVVMLIIGLALFLYWRTVRGITQPLSTAINMFEAISGGNFTTQVDRSQKDETGDVLRALTSMQIKLGCELNESRAKAEAALRVKVALDNVSSNVMLADNSGELIYVNPAVVSMMRNAEEAIRQELPDFDVDALQGAKFEMFFKGSDQQGQVLEKVTSTYRKNIQIGDRHFSLIANPVVNEVGQRLGTVVEWSDITEQLDAEKQIEALIARSVAGELDDRLDTTSYDGFMKTISDGVNQMLDTVVVPIKEVRRVLSELAEGNLQERMEGEFQGEFEALDQALNATMDQLSGTVMNIRSSGQQINHGAGEIAQGNTVLSQRTEDQAASLEETASSMEEMTATVKQNADNARRANELASGARDQAEQGGRVAGESAEAMSTINQSSKQIVEIIGVIDEIAFQTNLLALNAAVEAARAGEQGRGFAVVASEVRSLAQRSASAAKDIKDLINESVVKVEEGTRLVGESGESLEQIVKSIKEVSDIVAEIAAASQEQASGIEQVNIAIGSMDEGTQQNAALVEQTAAASESVNQQAQQMMDLIAFFSVGGNDQTAAVPQSEALSKLMGSANEQRVVESPVKAKTSRPVDFAQNAGNEWEEF; encoded by the coding sequence ATGAAGATCAATATGCCGGTTACTGAAACGGAAGTCGTAATGCAGGAAGGTCAGGAGCTGGTCTCCAAGACTGATCTGAAGGGAGTCATAACCGAATGTAATCAGGACTTCGTGGATGTTAGTGGATTCACGCTAGATGAACTGATTGGCCAAAGCCACAATGTGGTTAGGCATCCGGATATGCCGCCTGCTGCATTTCAGGATTTATGGGACACTCTCCATTCAGAGGAGCCCTGGATCGGTATGGTAAAAAACCGTTGTAAAAACGGTGATTATTACTGGGTTCAGGCTAACGTGACACCGATTAAAGAAAATGGCCATGTCAGTGGCTATATGTCTGTGCGTTCTAAACCCAGCCGCCAGCAGATAGACGAAGCAGATACTCTGTACCGCAATATCAATGCCGGTAAAGCCACTTTACATGCAGCCCGTCGCTGGCAGCGTTTTAATTTTTTCTCCCGTTGGAGATTGTTCCAGAAATTATCATTTTCTCTGGCAATGGTGTTGATTCCATTGTTGGCGCTGCTGTTCATGGTGGTGGTCGATCAAAACCATGAAATTACTAAAGCACAGGATGAAGTACACGGCGTTGAATTTATTTTGCCATTACGTACTTTGCAGCAAAATATAGCTGAGCATCGCGGACGAACCGCTGCCTATCTTGCTGGGGATGTCAGTCAGTCAGGGCGGCTGGCAGAATTGAAAAATAGTATCGCCAGCAGTATTACCGCCATTGATACAGTGAATGCTGAATACGGTTCTGAACTGAAGTTAAGCACTGAGTGGCAGTCGCTTAAAGCGCAATGGTCTGCGTTGGAAAATCGTTTGAGTAGTCTGAATGCTCAGCAAAGTTTTGCCAGCCATAGTGCCATTATCAATTCACTATTTGATTTTGTCGTACATATTTCGGATAAGTCGGGAATGGTTGTTGATCCAAACCAGGATTCTTCATTGTTGATTACTTTGACAGTGAATGAATTGTTACCACTGACGAATACACTCGGTATTATGCGCGGAACAGGCAGTGCTGCGATTGCCAGCGGGGTTATGAGTGAATCCCAACGCGATGCAATTCTGGTCATGCACGGCCAGGCTGAAAAAACGGTTCATGATATGGAAGACCGTTATCAGTCACTGTTTAAAGCGAACCCTCAGCTGAAAACACTTCTTAAAGGTGATGTGGATGAAGTTGTGCGTGAAGCGACAGAATACCTGAAACTTGTTGATGAGCAGGTACTGTCGCAACGGATGAGCATTGCCAGTACTGCTTACTTCTCTCAGGGTACTGAGGTCATTGATCATGTATTTGCTCTGTTTGATGAATCTGAACATCAATTGAATTACTTGCTTACTGACCGGGTAAATAATTTGCGCATAACTCAGGGCATTGAGCTGGGTGTGGTAATGCTGATTATCGGGTTAGCCTTATTCCTTTACTGGCGGACAGTGCGGGGCATTACTCAGCCACTGAGTACTGCTATTAATATGTTCGAAGCGATTTCCGGTGGCAATTTCACGACTCAGGTAGACCGGAGCCAGAAGGATGAAACTGGCGATGTATTGCGTGCCCTGACCAGTATGCAAATTAAACTGGGCTGTGAACTGAATGAGAGCCGGGCAAAAGCTGAAGCAGCTCTGCGTGTGAAAGTTGCTCTGGATAACGTATCCAGTAATGTCATGCTGGCGGATAACAGCGGTGAGCTCATTTATGTTAACCCTGCTGTCGTTAGCATGATGCGTAATGCTGAAGAAGCGATACGTCAGGAATTACCAGACTTCGATGTGGATGCTTTGCAGGGTGCTAAGTTCGAGATGTTCTTTAAAGGCTCTGACCAGCAAGGTCAGGTGTTAGAGAAAGTTACCTCTACTTATCGCAAAAATATTCAGATTGGAGATCGTCATTTCAGCCTGATTGCTAATCCTGTTGTGAATGAAGTAGGCCAGCGTTTAGGTACTGTTGTTGAATGGAGCGATATCACTGAACAGTTGGATGCCGAGAAACAGATCGAAGCACTGATTGCCCGTTCAGTTGCCGGTGAGCTGGATGATCGTTTAGATACCACAAGCTACGACGGTTTCATGAAAACCATCAGTGATGGTGTAAACCAGATGCTTGATACTGTTGTGGTGCCAATTAAGGAGGTACGTCGGGTACTGTCTGAGCTGGCGGAAGGTAACCTGCAGGAGCGTATGGAAGGCGAGTTCCAGGGCGAGTTTGAGGCGCTTGATCAGGCACTGAACGCCACTATGGATCAACTGAGTGGTACGGTGATGAATATCCGTTCCAGTGGTCAGCAAATAAATCACGGTGCCGGTGAAATTGCCCAGGGTAATACGGTACTGAGTCAGCGTACTGAGGATCAGGCTGCGAGCCTGGAAGAAACCGCTTCCAGTATGGAAGAGATGACTGCCACAGTGAAACAGAATGCTGATAATGCGCGTCGGGCAAACGAGCTTGCCAGTGGTGCGCGAGATCAGGCCGAGCAGGGTGGCCGGGTTGCCGGTGAGTCTGCTGAAGCAATGTCGACGATTAATCAGAGCAGTAAGCAAATTGTTGAAATTATCGGCGTTATTGATGAAATCGCATTCCAGACTAACCTGCTGGCACTGAATGCAGCGGTTGAGGCTGCCCGTGCCGGTGAGCAGGGACGAGGTTTTGCTGTGGTTGCATCGGAAGTGCGCAGTTTGGCACAGCGTAGCGCCAGTGCAGCAAAAGATATTAAAGATCTGATTAACGAAAGTGTTGTGAAAGTGGAGGAAGGTACCCGCCTGGTTGGTGAGTCCGGAGAATCACTGGAACAGATTGTGAAATCTATTAAAGAAGTAAGCGATATCGTTGCTGAAATTGCTGCTGCCAGCCAGGAGCAGGCAAGTGGTATCGAGCAGGTAAATATTGCCATTGGCTCAATGGATGAAGGCACTCAGCAGAATGCAGCGCTGGTGGAACAAACCGCAGCGGCGAGTGAGTCGGTCAACCAGCAGGCACAACAGATGATGGATCTGATTGCCTTCTTCTCGGTAGGTGGAAATGATCAGACGGCTGCGGTACCTCAGAGCGAAGCGCTGAGTAAGCTGATGGGATCGGCCAATGAACAGCGGGTTGTTGAATCACCGGTGAAGGCTAAAACCAGCCGTCCGGTTGATTTTGCACAGAACGCGGGTAATGAATGGGAAGAGTTTTGA
- a CDS encoding tRNA (adenine(22)-N(1))-methyltransferase, protein MKISLRIQQLNLMVRERYSHIWDCCCDHGFLGQLLLDGGRADCVHFVDVVPALMTKLETRLQQYYADQNWQVHCMDVADLPLEKHAKNKQPQLIIIAGVGGDLLIELVSAIRQAHPHLPLEFLLCPVYHNYKVRQALAGLSLGMVSECLLKEKQHYYEIMHVAVNAGQPISLVGDSMWDFSDDMHMAYLQQTLDHYQRMASNPRQDVSDALQAYKVLLPDGS, encoded by the coding sequence GTGAAAATCAGCCTGCGTATTCAACAACTAAATTTAATGGTTCGTGAGCGGTATTCGCATATCTGGGACTGCTGCTGTGATCATGGATTTCTGGGACAGTTATTACTGGATGGCGGTCGCGCTGACTGTGTTCATTTTGTGGATGTAGTGCCTGCATTAATGACAAAACTGGAAACAAGGCTTCAGCAGTATTACGCGGATCAGAACTGGCAAGTACATTGTATGGATGTTGCTGACTTACCATTGGAAAAACATGCAAAGAATAAGCAGCCACAGTTAATTATTATTGCCGGTGTGGGTGGTGATTTACTGATAGAGCTAGTGTCTGCAATTCGACAGGCTCATCCACATTTACCGTTGGAGTTTTTGCTTTGTCCTGTATATCACAACTATAAAGTTCGGCAGGCACTGGCAGGGCTCTCTCTGGGGATGGTCAGTGAATGTTTGCTTAAGGAAAAACAGCATTATTATGAAATTATGCATGTGGCAGTAAATGCCGGCCAGCCGATAAGTTTGGTTGGGGATAGCATGTGGGATTTCAGTGATGATATGCATATGGCTTATCTGCAACAGACGTTGGATCATTATCAGCGAATGGCCAGTAATCCCCGTCAGGATGTCAGTGATGCGTTGCAGGCATATAAAGTGTTATTACCAGATGGTTCTTGA
- a CDS encoding methyl-accepting chemotaxis protein: MSFFRNLSIRSKLQIIILLPLSILCLCMISILSDKYTVAEDYEETAHLIELSVAASELVHEIQKERGATAIYLGSQGKRFKTELGNQRRLTNTAMKAYRQVATKTLDEYQEDSLQQPLNAISSDLTQLESLRGKISSLNVPAPQAIGFLTALNGKMLAITSDLSGMVDDVTISNRASAYYYMMQSKERAGIERAVLSGVFVRDTATAKQKEKYISLAVEQNALMQVFQKFATQSNQQTVNRLLQNPAVAEVNRMRQAAWAADSGFGIDANAWFKQSTARINLLKQAEDVLSGGLITLVTDKQYAANSTLYSVLAAALLIISATIALSVMTQRQIALQLKDIIEGLTQLGEHSNLRVKVTPRSEDDLGRLAVIFNNMVDGIRKLVDDIQQAGHSMQNTVDTMQNVSSDVRTQMVSGQDQTNMVAAAMYEMATSIQEVATNCSMAADQSNATNISAESGKQLLQKTREDVNTLDGTLLETRDIIGQVASDSEEIGSVLDVIKGVSEQTNLLALNAAIEAARAGEQGRGFAVVADEVRTLAQRTRESTIRIEEMIDKLQNGSQKAVNAMTQSQEKAVATHTSIGSLVEQLTAIIDQISTINDMNTQNAAATEEQSATVNEINDNIQEIQQRYNDSADSMTQLSSSSDGVQDTSQQLTASVQRFQV, encoded by the coding sequence ATGTCATTTTTCAGAAACCTTTCGATCCGATCAAAACTACAGATCATTATATTGCTTCCCTTAAGTATTCTGTGCCTGTGTATGATCAGTATTCTGAGCGATAAATACACTGTCGCAGAAGATTATGAGGAAACCGCACATTTGATAGAGCTATCTGTCGCGGCAAGTGAGCTGGTCCACGAGATCCAAAAAGAACGGGGCGCTACCGCTATTTATCTGGGTAGCCAGGGTAAACGGTTTAAAACTGAATTGGGTAATCAGCGTCGTCTGACTAATACAGCGATGAAGGCCTACAGACAGGTTGCTACTAAAACGCTTGACGAGTACCAGGAAGACTCATTACAGCAGCCATTAAATGCCATAAGTTCTGATCTGACCCAGCTAGAGAGCTTACGCGGAAAGATTTCATCATTGAATGTGCCGGCGCCTCAGGCAATTGGTTTCCTGACAGCCCTGAACGGCAAGATGCTGGCAATTACATCAGACCTGTCTGGTATGGTTGACGACGTTACTATCTCGAACCGCGCTTCCGCCTATTACTACATGATGCAAAGCAAAGAACGCGCAGGCATCGAGCGTGCAGTATTAAGCGGTGTATTCGTTAGAGACACAGCCACCGCTAAACAAAAAGAAAAGTACATTTCCCTGGCTGTTGAACAGAACGCACTGATGCAGGTTTTCCAAAAATTCGCCACTCAGTCTAATCAGCAAACAGTAAACCGCTTATTGCAAAACCCTGCTGTGGCAGAAGTTAACCGGATGCGTCAGGCAGCCTGGGCAGCTGATAGCGGCTTCGGAATTGATGCTAATGCCTGGTTTAAGCAATCAACCGCGCGTATCAATCTGCTGAAGCAGGCAGAAGATGTGCTTTCAGGTGGCCTGATTACACTTGTGACAGATAAACAATATGCGGCTAATAGTACACTCTACAGCGTACTGGCTGCCGCTTTACTGATCATCAGTGCAACCATTGCACTGAGTGTAATGACGCAACGTCAGATAGCACTGCAGTTAAAAGACATTATTGAAGGCCTGACCCAGTTAGGCGAGCACTCCAACCTGCGGGTTAAAGTTACTCCGCGCAGTGAAGATGACCTGGGCCGCCTGGCAGTCATTTTCAATAACATGGTTGATGGCATCCGCAAACTGGTAGATGACATTCAGCAAGCCGGCCACAGTATGCAAAACACTGTTGATACCATGCAGAATGTATCCTCTGATGTACGCACCCAGATGGTCAGCGGTCAGGATCAGACCAACATGGTTGCAGCAGCCATGTATGAAATGGCAACTTCAATCCAGGAAGTCGCCACTAACTGCTCTATGGCTGCAGATCAGTCTAATGCAACCAACATTTCTGCAGAATCCGGCAAGCAGTTGCTGCAAAAAACCCGTGAAGACGTTAACACTCTGGACGGCACTTTACTTGAGACCCGAGACATTATTGGGCAGGTCGCCAGTGATAGTGAAGAAATCGGCAGTGTACTGGATGTCATCAAAGGCGTTTCTGAACAGACAAACCTGTTGGCACTGAATGCCGCAATCGAAGCAGCCCGAGCCGGTGAACAGGGCCGCGGCTTTGCAGTCGTCGCTGATGAAGTCCGTACACTGGCACAACGCACCCGCGAATCAACCATTCGTATTGAAGAAATGATCGACAAGCTACAAAACGGCAGCCAGAAAGCCGTTAACGCTATGACTCAGAGCCAGGAAAAAGCGGTCGCGACCCATACAAGTATTGGTTCTCTCGTAGAGCAGCTCACCGCCATCATCGATCAGATATCTACAATCAATGATATGAATACCCAAAATGCGGCAGCAACTGAAGAGCAGTCAGCCACTGTTAATGAAATTAACGACAATATTCAAGAGATTCAGCAACGTTATAATGACAGCGCCGATAGTATGACTCAGCTAAGCAGCAGCTCTGATGGTGTACAGGACACATCTCAACAGCTCACTGCCAGCGTACAACGTTTTCAGGTATAA
- a CDS encoding cytochrome-c peroxidase yields MALQLLLAGLSHAREPLAPIQLPQTVTPEMLLGKQLFFDQTLSADSKTNCASCHLFNHGGSYPKDKTPMHDGSKSRYNSPSIFNLSQNYPLGWEGQLISMQEQMHSLVDQQVKMGLSWSTIETRLQQQPEYVERFAKLYPQGITRETITQALVTYEIALTTPAPFDAYLLGDTNAISEDAKLGYELFKRYGCVSCHQGEKIGGNLLQKIGVIEPYAYDPDDSSLASLGRYNTTGNKADIQVFRVPSLRNVADTPPYFHDGSVSTLEQVVSLMSRHQLGREIPETDIKLIVAFLNSLSGSPHPKLMP; encoded by the coding sequence TTGGCTTTACAGCTTTTACTGGCTGGGCTTAGCCATGCCCGCGAACCGCTTGCTCCGATTCAGCTACCTCAAACAGTCACACCAGAGATGTTGCTCGGTAAGCAACTCTTCTTTGATCAAACTTTATCTGCAGACAGCAAGACAAACTGTGCAAGCTGCCATCTGTTTAACCATGGCGGTAGCTATCCTAAAGACAAAACGCCGATGCATGACGGCAGCAAAAGCCGATATAACTCTCCATCTATTTTTAATTTATCGCAAAACTACCCGCTTGGCTGGGAAGGTCAGTTAATCTCCATGCAAGAACAAATGCACAGCCTGGTCGACCAACAAGTCAAAATGGGACTGAGTTGGAGCACAATCGAAACCCGGCTACAGCAACAACCTGAATATGTAGAACGTTTTGCAAAGCTTTATCCACAGGGCATCACCCGGGAAACTATTACTCAGGCGCTGGTGACTTATGAAATCGCTCTGACTACCCCAGCTCCTTTCGATGCTTACTTGCTGGGCGACACTAATGCGATCAGTGAAGACGCAAAACTGGGCTATGAACTGTTCAAACGTTATGGCTGTGTTTCATGCCATCAGGGTGAAAAAATCGGCGGAAACTTACTGCAAAAAATAGGCGTTATAGAACCCTACGCTTATGATCCGGATGACAGTTCACTGGCAAGTCTGGGGCGCTATAACACCACCGGCAACAAAGCTGACATTCAGGTATTTCGTGTTCCCAGTTTACGTAATGTTGCCGATACTCCCCCCTATTTTCATGATGGTTCCGTCAGTACCCTCGAACAGGTTGTCAGCCTGATGTCCCGCCACCAGCTTGGACGGGAAATTCCAGAAACTGATATTAAACTTATCGTGGCATTTTTAAACAGCCTTAGTGGCTCGCCTCATCCGAAATTAATGCCATGA
- a CDS encoding GGDEF domain-containing protein, whose product MNNLQSRIIVSILVAILGLTLLFLFVQDQTSSERHQQAEINQYISKLEQLDAKLEKQILLMDSWYFRSYDDLNSVYSQYKAKLASPPSLPETLAPCIPELQANLEKKFPLIEQLKSNNALLRNSLNYLPNLIELMFKGLEDAKRQRKISAETNTLFRNYLQNEVIQSLTNQLVDYRLETQQVVPYSGLLPDELQPLWQNMLKHLSRLNMHRDNNIKLSQQLDNVAMQPKIEAFNKLFSEHLAFLDEHREQQQTWLAVYVLAGLLLISVLIYALRHYHEQHYFHKTESMTDTLTGLGNRRLLEHKLPVLFNEAKRNHTSLGILFIDLDGFKTVNDTLGHQRGDELLRHIANELQLSLRENDLVIRFGGDEFVLAIANANKDILERIAKNTLRLCSTRLEENIQVSASIGISHFPSNTRNMHELVGLADKAMYQAKQDGKQCVRFYDPELHS is encoded by the coding sequence ATGAATAACCTGCAAAGCAGAATAATAGTTAGTATTTTAGTGGCCATTCTGGGCCTGACCCTGTTATTCCTGTTTGTTCAGGACCAAACCAGTTCAGAACGCCACCAGCAAGCTGAAATCAATCAATATATCAGCAAGTTAGAACAACTGGATGCGAAGCTTGAAAAGCAAATTCTGTTGATGGACAGCTGGTATTTCCGTAGTTATGACGATCTGAATTCAGTTTATTCACAATACAAAGCTAAGCTGGCTTCTCCACCGTCGCTGCCTGAAACCCTGGCGCCCTGTATTCCAGAATTACAGGCTAATCTGGAAAAGAAATTTCCACTTATCGAACAGCTAAAATCAAATAATGCCTTACTGCGGAATTCATTGAATTATCTGCCAAACCTGATTGAACTTATGTTCAAAGGTTTGGAAGACGCCAAACGGCAACGCAAAATTTCGGCTGAAACCAATACTTTGTTTCGTAATTATTTGCAGAATGAAGTGATTCAGAGCCTGACGAATCAATTGGTAGATTACCGCCTGGAAACTCAGCAGGTGGTGCCTTATAGCGGATTACTGCCTGACGAGTTACAGCCACTATGGCAGAACATGCTTAAACATCTGAGCCGGCTGAATATGCACCGGGATAATAATATCAAACTCAGTCAGCAGCTGGATAACGTAGCCATGCAGCCCAAGATTGAGGCGTTTAATAAACTTTTTTCTGAACATCTGGCCTTCCTTGATGAACACCGTGAACAGCAACAAACCTGGCTCGCTGTTTATGTATTAGCTGGTCTGCTTCTTATCAGCGTGCTTATCTATGCTTTACGCCACTACCACGAACAGCACTATTTCCACAAAACAGAATCAATGACCGATACCCTCACCGGTCTCGGTAACAGACGTTTACTGGAACATAAGCTGCCCGTACTGTTCAATGAAGCCAAACGCAACCATACCTCACTGGGGATTCTGTTTATCGACCTTGATGGTTTTAAAACAGTTAACGATACGCTTGGCCACCAGCGGGGTGATGAACTGCTTCGACATATAGCTAACGAGTTACAACTGTCGTTACGGGAAAATGACCTGGTCATCCGTTTTGGCGGTGACGAATTCGTACTGGCTATCGCTAACGCCAATAAAGATATTCTCGAGCGTATCGCTAAAAATACTTTACGGCTTTGCAGTACCCGCCTCGAAGAAAATATTCAAGTCAGCGCCAGCATTGGAATCAGCCACTTCCCGTCTAATACCCGTAACATGCACGAACTGGTCGGGCTTGCTGACAAAGCTATGTATCAGGCGAAGCAGGATGGTAAACAATGTGTTCGCTTTTATGATCCGGAACTGCACAGTTAA
- a CDS encoding DMT family transporter yields the protein MNQALSLAPAKLNHAIGAIILAVFALSLGDALIKALSLSFPLWQLFVMRSIVAVIPLILLIHFMPKEQGFRAHARGWVALRSLMLTLQWVAYYAALPSIDLSVAGATFYTLPLFITLFAACFLGEQIRALGWLAIALGFSGVLIMLRPGADDFSLTALLPLVGAILYALSMVLTRAKCQQESPLVLGLSLHLTIFVVGAVASIGFPLLWPEALESTGNQFIFGAWTEMGIVQWLAMSALAVAAVVGAVGGAYAYQNGPSATIATFDYSYLAFLTLWGILFFAEIPDGYTITGMALIVAAGVLAVRQK from the coding sequence ATGAATCAGGCGTTGTCACTCGCTCCGGCTAAACTTAATCATGCCATTGGTGCCATAATCCTGGCGGTGTTTGCTCTGTCCCTGGGCGATGCACTTATCAAAGCTCTGAGCTTGTCATTCCCACTCTGGCAGCTGTTTGTCATGCGTAGCATTGTTGCCGTAATTCCGCTTATTTTACTGATTCACTTCATGCCAAAGGAACAGGGATTCCGTGCTCACGCGAGAGGCTGGGTGGCCCTGCGCAGCCTGATGCTAACCTTACAATGGGTCGCCTATTATGCCGCCCTGCCCAGCATTGATCTTTCAGTAGCCGGCGCAACTTTCTATACATTGCCACTGTTCATTACTCTTTTTGCAGCCTGTTTTTTAGGCGAGCAGATTCGGGCACTCGGATGGCTGGCTATTGCACTCGGCTTTAGCGGTGTATTAATCATGCTGCGCCCCGGTGCAGATGATTTTAGTCTGACGGCCTTATTACCTCTGGTTGGCGCGATTCTCTATGCACTTTCAATGGTACTAACCCGGGCAAAATGCCAGCAGGAAAGCCCGCTGGTATTAGGGCTGAGCTTGCACCTGACTATTTTTGTAGTCGGCGCTGTAGCCAGCATAGGTTTTCCCCTACTCTGGCCTGAAGCACTTGAGAGCACCGGTAATCAGTTTATATTTGGAGCCTGGACGGAGATGGGAATCGTACAGTGGCTGGCAATGAGTGCACTGGCAGTGGCAGCTGTGGTCGGTGCTGTTGGTGGTGCATATGCATATCAGAATGGGCCAAGTGCCACCATAGCAACCTTCGACTACAGCTACCTCGCCTTTCTGACTCTCTGGGGAATTCTGTTCTTTGCCGAAATTCCTGATGGTTACACTATAACTGGTATGGCACTTATCGTAGCCGCCGGTGTACTGGCTGTCCGGCAAAAATAA
- a CDS encoding class II aldolase/adducin family protein: MSQEQQLRIDLAAAFRLIHELDMHESVANHLSAAVSADGKSFLMNRRWMHFANVTASNLQLLNSEDESIMQTDEAPDASAWAIHGNVHKAFPQARVILHVHSTYATALSTLKDPRILPLDNNTARFFNRIAYDTNFGGIATSDEEGKRIMDTFEGKKALMMGNHGVSVVGETVAEAFESLYYLEKACKTMVLAYSTGQPLNVLPDDLAEETAASWDEFKGAGDAHFEQLKAMLEKKDPSFRD, from the coding sequence ATGTCTCAGGAACAGCAGTTACGAATCGATCTGGCAGCCGCATTTCGGCTGATTCATGAACTTGATATGCATGAATCGGTTGCTAATCATCTCAGTGCAGCGGTGTCTGCGGACGGCAAAAGCTTTTTGATGAACCGTCGTTGGATGCATTTTGCCAATGTTACTGCCAGTAATTTGCAGTTATTGAATAGCGAAGACGAGAGCATCATGCAAACCGACGAAGCACCGGATGCATCGGCCTGGGCAATCCACGGTAATGTACATAAAGCATTTCCTCAGGCGCGGGTTATTTTGCATGTGCATTCAACATATGCGACTGCATTGTCGACGCTTAAAGACCCGCGCATTTTGCCATTGGATAACAACACGGCACGGTTCTTTAACCGCATTGCTTACGATACTAATTTCGGGGGGATTGCGACAAGTGATGAAGAAGGTAAGCGGATCATGGATACCTTTGAAGGTAAGAAAGCCCTGATGATGGGGAACCATGGCGTTAGCGTTGTGGGCGAAACCGTCGCGGAAGCATTTGAGAGTTTGTATTATCTGGAAAAAGCCTGCAAGACGATGGTGCTGGCGTACTCAACCGGACAGCCACTGAACGTGTTACCGGATGACCTTGCTGAAGAAACTGCTGCCAGCTGGGATGAGTTCAAAGGTGCCGGGGATGCGCATTTCGAGCAGTTGAAAGCAATGCTGGAAAAAAAGGATCCGTCTTTCCGGGATTAA
- a CDS encoding ABC transporter substrate-binding protein, with translation MLNPYDFDSVGRHLAPSGRLRVAINLGNPVLAQRNPHTNEPQGISVELAKRLAKQLGLVMEIIEYDAAGKVVDALDSEDPADHWDLAFLARDPLRGETIGFTRPYVVIEGCYMVRKDSEIDNNLDLDQPGMRVSVNKGAAYDLHLSRNLVQAEVVRAESGETAVGLFVEQGLDAAAGVRQSLTQIAADNPDLKVLDENFMTIDQAMCVPKTVLCGNNCIAQEYLQDFIREQKRSGFIRRWLNSNGQHEVTVAD, from the coding sequence ATGCTTAACCCATACGATTTTGATTCTGTCGGCCGACATTTAGCGCCAAGCGGTCGTCTTCGGGTAGCAATTAATCTCGGCAACCCGGTACTGGCACAACGTAACCCTCATACCAATGAACCTCAGGGTATTTCTGTCGAACTCGCCAAACGTCTGGCGAAACAGCTCGGCCTGGTGATGGAAATTATCGAGTACGACGCAGCCGGGAAGGTTGTCGACGCACTTGATAGTGAAGACCCTGCAGACCACTGGGATCTGGCATTCCTTGCCCGTGATCCGCTGCGGGGTGAAACCATCGGTTTTACCCGCCCTTATGTCGTCATCGAAGGCTGTTATATGGTTCGCAAAGACAGCGAAATCGATAACAACCTGGATCTCGATCAGCCCGGTATGCGCGTCAGCGTAAACAAAGGTGCTGCCTATGACCTGCATCTCAGCCGTAACCTTGTTCAGGCCGAAGTTGTCCGTGCCGAATCAGGTGAGACTGCAGTCGGTCTGTTTGTTGAACAAGGTCTGGATGCTGCGGCTGGCGTACGTCAGTCACTCACCCAGATTGCGGCTGACAATCCGGACCTGAAAGTGCTGGACGAGAACTTCATGACAATCGATCAGGCCATGTGCGTACCAAAAACCGTACTCTGCGGGAACAACTGTATCGCCCAGGAATACCTGCAGGATTTCATCCGCGAACAAAAACGCAGTGGTTTCATCCGACGCTGGTTAAACAGCAATGGACAACACGAAGTAACGGTTGCTGACTGA